The genomic window CCTCGACGCCGAGTACGCTGCCCAGACCGAGTTTGGGGAGCGATTGGTCAATTCCATGCTGACGCTGAGTTTGCTCGTCGGCCTGAGCGTCTACGAACTGACCTTGGGCACGCTGGTCGCCAATCTGGGCTTTTCGGAGATCAGCTTTCCCAAGCCGGTCAAGCACGGCGACACCCTGCGTGCCGAGAGTGAAGTGGTGGCCCGCCGGGAATCTGGCTCACGCCCGGAAGCCGGAATCGTCACCTTCGAGCACCGCGCCTTTAATCAGCGCGGCGAACTGGTGGCGCAGTGTAAGCGCAGCGCCCTGATGCAAAAACAACCAGCGCAAAAACAACCCGTACAGAAGGAATCCTCATGACCCAGACCACCACCAGCTTATGGGCTGACGCCCTGACCCGCCTCGACACCGACGCCGCCCAAGTCCGACTTGGCGGCGGCCCCAAGGCCCAGCAGCGCCAGCACGATAAAAACCGGCTGACCGCCCGCGAACGCATCAGCCGCCTGGTGGACGAGGGGACGCCGTTTGACGAGCTGATGACCTTCGCCGGTTGGGAAATGTACACCGATGTGGGCGGCTGCCCCAGCGGCGGTACGGTGACGGGCATCGGCATGGTTCACGGGCGGCCCTGGATGATGATCGCCAATGACGCCACCGTCAAGGCGGGCGCATTCTTTCCGATCACTGCCAAGAAAGTCATTCGGGCGCAGACCATCGCCTTTGAAAACCACTTGCCGGTGATGTACCTCGTCGACTCGGCGGGCGTGTACTTGCCGATGCAAGATGAGATTTTCCCCGATCAGGACGACTTCGGGCGGGTCTTTTACCTGAATGCCCGCATGAGCGCCGCCGGCATTCCGCAGCTCGCGGCCATCATGGGCAACTGCGTGGCGGGCGGAGCTTACTTACCGGTGATGTGCGACACGCTGATCATGACTGAGGGGAGCGGGTTGTATCTGGCTGGCCCGGCGCTGGTCAAAGCCGCGATTGGGCAAACCGTGGACTCCGAAGACCTCGGCGGCGCGGCCATGCATGCCCAGATTGCTGGAACGGTGGACTACCGTGAGCCCGACGACGACGCGGCCATCAAGCGCCTGCGTTCGCTGGCCGACCTCTACGCTGAGGGCGACGTGGCGGGCTGGGCCAAGCGCAGAAGGGAAGTCTTGCCGCCGTCCAACTCGGATCTGACCGATTTGGTGGCTTTCGATTCGGCCAAGCCCTACGACGTGCGCGACCTCATCGCCGCCATCAGCGACATGACGCCGGAAGGGGAGAGCAGCTTTCAGGAGTTCAAGGCCGAGTACGGCGAGACGCTGGTGTGCGGCTTTGCGCGGCTGGGCGGCTATCCGGTGGCGTACGTGGCCAACCAGCGCACCGTCATCAAGAAAAAGCTCAAGGCGGGCGGCGAGCCGGGCCTGCGAACCCGCATCGAGGTCGGCGGCGTCATCTACGGCGACAGCGCCGACAAAGCCGCCCGCTTCATTCTGGATGCCAACCAAGCCGGAACGCCCCTCATCTTCGTGTCGGACGTGACCGGCTTTATGGTGGGCCGCGACTCGGAGCAAGAAGGCATCATCCGGCGCGGGGCCAAGCTGGTCAACGCCGTGAGCAACTCGGTGGTGCCCAAGCTCACGCTGATCACGGGCGGCAGCTTTGGGGCGGGCAATTACGCCATGAACGGCAAAGCCTTCGGCCCACGTTTCCTGTTCGCTTGGCCCAGCGCCAAATACGCGGTGATGAGCGGCAACGCGGCGGCCAAAACCCTGCTGGATATTCAACTGGCCGCTCTCAAACGCGCCGGACACCAGCCGGACGATGAAGAACTTTTGCGCCTCTACAACGAGGTCAAGGGCAAGTACGACACCGAACTCGACCCCCGTTACGCCGCCTCGCGGTTGTGGGTCGACGAGATCATCAAACCCGGCGACACCCGCGAGCGCCTGATCCGCGCCTTGGAAGTCTGCGCGGGGCAGGCTAAGTTGGAGGAATTCAAGGTGGGAGTGTTCCAGGTGTGAGCATGGCGGACTTGTTTTTCCCACGGGCCACCCAGCACAAATGCGGTTTTCAAGGAGCCTTATGAGCACCCAGCCCCCCCTGCTCGACCAGCCTCTGATCCCTCCCAGCGACGCTCTGCGGCGTCAGGCTCCGGTGACGCCGCAGGAAGCCGAGCGTCTGAAAGCCTTGCCGCCCACCGAATACTGGGCTGAAATGGCGAGCGAACTGGAATGGGACGAGCGCTGGACGAAAATCCTAGACGGTGAGCTGGGCGACTTCCGCTACTTCGTGGGCGCGAAGGGCAATGTCAGCGTCAACTGCTTGGACCGCCACGCCGAGAAAACGCCCGACAAAGTGGCTCTGCACTACGAGCGCGAGGACGGACTGACCGAAACGTGGACATATCAGCAACTCACCACCGAAACCGCCCGCTTTG from Deinococcus detaillensis includes these protein-coding regions:
- a CDS encoding acyl-CoA carboxylase subunit beta, coding for MTQTTTSLWADALTRLDTDAAQVRLGGGPKAQQRQHDKNRLTARERISRLVDEGTPFDELMTFAGWEMYTDVGGCPSGGTVTGIGMVHGRPWMMIANDATVKAGAFFPITAKKVIRAQTIAFENHLPVMYLVDSAGVYLPMQDEIFPDQDDFGRVFYLNARMSAAGIPQLAAIMGNCVAGGAYLPVMCDTLIMTEGSGLYLAGPALVKAAIGQTVDSEDLGGAAMHAQIAGTVDYREPDDDAAIKRLRSLADLYAEGDVAGWAKRRREVLPPSNSDLTDLVAFDSAKPYDVRDLIAAISDMTPEGESSFQEFKAEYGETLVCGFARLGGYPVAYVANQRTVIKKKLKAGGEPGLRTRIEVGGVIYGDSADKAARFILDANQAGTPLIFVSDVTGFMVGRDSEQEGIIRRGAKLVNAVSNSVVPKLTLITGGSFGAGNYAMNGKAFGPRFLFAWPSAKYAVMSGNAAAKTLLDIQLAALKRAGHQPDDEELLRLYNEVKGKYDTELDPRYAASRLWVDEIIKPGDTRERLIRALEVCAGQAKLEEFKVGVFQV
- a CDS encoding MaoC family dehydratase, whose translation is MSQPSGTSRPPGKYFEELPVGTVIRHYVTRTLTEADNVLFTTMTMNPQPLHLDAEYAAQTEFGERLVNSMLTLSLLVGLSVYELTLGTLVANLGFSEISFPKPVKHGDTLRAESEVVARRESGSRPEAGIVTFEHRAFNQRGELVAQCKRSALMQKQPAQKQPVQKESS